A stretch of DNA from Calditrichota bacterium:
TGCAAATGAAGCAACCCGGAATCAAATGAGAGTTCCATTTCAGCGGACAGAAGATCTCCTGATACGTCAACCTTGATCGGGACGATAATCTGCTGCGCTGAGAGCCGTTGGATTTTTCCCCATTTCACGCTGGCGAAGCCGGTTGTCACTTTCGGAACCGCCGCCAGTTCTAATCCCGGCGCTGACCAGTTCCCGGACACGTCGCCAAAGACGATGGCTTTGAAATTCTGGTCTGTTTGATTTGAATTCAGTGGTTCGTAGCGGAGAAAATTCGGCGCAGAATTCCAGTTATTTTCATCAACGGCAAAACTTGTGGGGACAAATGTCCAATCGTCTCCGACCGGAAATTCGTTGATTAAATTAACGACATAGCGCAGGACATAAGAGGCGTCAAAAGCTGAGATACTTCCATTGCCAGAGACATCGGCGGCAATTTTTTGAAAGGGCTCCAGACTAATCAGTCCCACCACTTCCCGCAAAATGTAGGAAGCGTCAAACGCGCTGATCGAGTTTCCCAAATCGCCATCTTTTGAAGGCGTCAGCGAATAATCGCCCGGTGCGATCATGGAGAAAGTGAAGTTGCCGGAAGCGTCCGTTGCGGTTGAATTTCCGTCCAACGTCAAATTTGCCTCGGCCACTGCATTTTCGTTGGAATAGTATTTCACAGCGCCGCTGACATTATAGCCCGCTAAAACAGTAAACAGTCCATCGCTTTTGGCCGCTAATGGCGATCCTTCATTGAATTGCGCAGTGACAAAATGAATCTGTGTCGTGTCGCCGTCCTGCGCGGAAGAATTTACCTGATATTGCACATAAAGCAAAACCCCGCTGCCGGACAACGCTGTCGCACTGGCGCTGGTAATCAGGATTTGGCCGTCAGTGATGTTTGTCGTCACAGATCCCCACTGGTTTAAAATAGTGCCTGCCAAATTAACTCCGAGGGGAGTCAAAACATCGGTTCCGGTTTCCAGTGTGAGCGAAAGTCCGAACACATTTTCGCCAGTGAGGTCTTCCACGTAAACAGGGATTTCCAAAGTGCTGCCGGTCGCGCCGGTCGTG
This window harbors:
- a CDS encoding T9SS type A sorting domain-containing protein, yielding MLKYKKWIMACLLFPLILLFVNNGTTNAQSSENFVIKKSVVDQGGERSQSEQFKVTDAIGQPSPVGTGSSANFYLSSGFLSLTQQGIMISVHDTTGATGSTLEIPVYVEDLTGENVFGLSLTLETGTDVLTPLGVNLAGTILNQWGSVTTNITDGQILITSASATALSGSGVLLYVQYQVNSSAQDGDTTQIHFVTAQFNEGSPLAAKSDGLFTVLAGYNVSGAVKYYSNENAVAEANLTLDGNSTATDASGNFTFSMIAPGDYSLTPSKDGDLGNSISAFDASYILREVVGLISLEPFQKIAADVSGNGSISAFDASYVLRYVVNLINEFPVGDDWTFVPTSFAVDENNWNSAPNFLRYEPLNSNQTDQNFKAIVFGDVSGNWSAPGLELAAVPKVTTGFASVKWGKIQRLSAQQIIVPIKVDVSGDLLSAEMELSFDSGLLHLQDVALGKKFDLFYVDYQLHENVLKIALAGAKPVNANAEILELKFDVPDQKSSSATVLEMRDISLNEGQITVANSANQLIFNPNVPQSSELFQNHPNPFNPETKIEYQLHEKAQVKIEVYNLVGQKIRTLENKERQAGHYSVMWDGCDEFGNKVVSGIYLYQIKAGKFVRTRKMALMK